The genomic stretch CGGCTGAAGCGTAGTCCGCGGGTCCTGGCCTCCCGGATCGAATTCTGAACGCCGTAGCTTTGCAGGAGACGGCCGAAGCCGGCACCTACTTCACGTTCGACGTGCCCTCCCCACCAGTCGGTGGTTAGCGCATAGCTTCCACCGTCCCCGGGGGAGGGATCGACGGCGATGTCGTAGGGGCCCTTCAACCGCACCACATGGTGGGCCGTCCGGGTGATCCCCGCATAGCCGCGGCACATGAGTGCAAACTAAAGCTTCCAACCAACGCGGGTGAGAAAGTCAGTCACAAGCAGGGAAACCAGACGGTTGTCGCGGAGTGGACGGATGCTGCTGATCCATTTTCGCCAGGAAATCCTAAGATGATTTGGGTGGATGCCTCAGGAACGCGTTCTCTGGAGGTTATCGACACAAGCGTAGAGCTTGAAGGAGTGGTGCTGGGCCGGCGGGTACCTATAATCGATGCAGGGAAGACGGTTGTCGTGAAGATCAAGTACTGGGACAAGCTTCTGGGGACTCCCGTTCCTCTCGTAAAGACTGCGGAAAACCGCGGGTCGGAGGGCGACGGAGGATGATCTGTTTCAGATGGGGAAGCTCCTCAGGTGACAAGGTGAGTCACAGGTCTCATGTCAGTCGGTGTAGAGGGGACGGCATTAGCGTGCTTGATTCCGCCAATCACCATAGAAACCGCACCCGCAGGGATTCGTTTTGGGGGGACGGGCGGCATGAACTGGTTGGCTACGAGCCCTGACGCACTTCAGGGTGGTGGAGCCTCCGCGGTAAATCGTGCGGGCCAGCCTCCGTCCTTGCCAGTCGTACTTGAAGACGAGCTTGGTTTCCGGGTGGCCGGCT from Luteolibacter arcticus encodes the following:
- a CDS encoding DUF1257 domain-containing protein, with translation MCRGYAGITRTAHHVVRLKGPYDIAVDPSPGDGGSYALTTDWWGGHVEREVGAGFGRLLQSYGVQNSIREARTRGLRFSRQIEPDGCVLLTLEGGSL